A single genomic interval of Corylus avellana chromosome ca10, CavTom2PMs-1.0 harbors:
- the LOC132163199 gene encoding probable LRR receptor-like serine/threonine-protein kinase At1g06840, producing the protein MYPSRAWTYGLLIAAWFCWSSLLIGAQNSTAGNGITSPVEVTALRAIRKSLIDPNKNLSNWDRGDPCTSNWTGVICHNDTLEDGYLHVDRLQLIRMNLSGQLSPELGRLLNMTILDFMWNKISGSIPKEIGNIKSLLLLLLNGNQLTGPLPEELGHLPKLDRIQIDQNHISGPIPTSFQYLSLTKHFHMNNNSISGQIPPELSRLPNLVHFLLDNNNLSGSLPANFSELPNLLILQLDNNNFDGTSIPTSYSKMSKLLKLSLRNCSLQGPIPDLSQIPNLYYLDLSSNQLSGSIPANRLAKNITAIYLSNNNLSGPIPDNFSSLSRLQILSIANNSLNGSIPSTIWQNKTLNSTESLIVELQNNGFVNITGSTDLPQNVSVWLQGNPFCSNTNLANQTLYCGSESEDRYNGQGPTNDALNCPGCPPPYEHPPTSPQNCSCAAPLFVGYRLKSPGFSDFRPYVNMFEQYMTSGLEILPYQLYLDTFAWESGPRLRMFLKLFPDAFDINNSFTFNRREVRRIMDKFTTWSIPDSDLFGPYELMNFTLSSVYIDVVAKSPGSTLSKGALAGIILGTIAGAVTLSAIVSLLILRKHTKKHHAVSKRRRLSRASMKIDGVKDFTYGEMALATNNFNISTQVGQGGYGKVYKGILADGTVVAIKRAQEGSLQGEKEFLTEIELLSRLHHRNLVSLIGYCDEEGEQMLVYEFMPNGTLRDQLSAKSKEPMSFDMRLGISLGSAKGILYLHTEANPPIFHRDIKASNILLDSNYTAKVADFGLSRLAPVPIEGVVPAHVSTVVKGTPGYLDPEYFLTHQLTDKSDVYSLGVVFLELLTGMQPISHGKNIVREVNVAHQSGMIFGIIDGRMGSYPSDCVVKFLSLALKCCQDETDARPSMAEVVRELENIWVMMPDSDIRKADPMVADVVKDMTPPSSSSNVKNPFVSMDLSGSNLDSGVVPTITPR; encoded by the exons TGACAGCATTGCGGGCCATCAGGAAAAGTTTGATAGATCCAAATAAGAATCTGAGTAATTGGGATCGAGGAGACCCATGTACATCAAATTGGACAGGGGTTATCTGCCACAATGATACATTAGAGGATGGTTATCTACATGTTGACCGATT GCAACTAATAAGAATGAACTTGTCGGGACAATTATCACCGGAGCTTGGCCGCTTGTTGAATATGACAATATT GGACTTTATGTGGAACAAAATAAGTGGGAGTATACCAAAGGAGATAGGCAATATCAAATCTTTGCTACTTTT GCTTCTGAATGGAAACCAATTAACAGGTCCCTTACCTGAAGAGCTAGGTCATCTTCCAAAGTTGGACAGAATACAAATTGACCAGAACCACATATCAGGACCAATACCCACATCATTTCAATACCTGAGCCTAACAAAGCACTT TCACATGAACAACAATTCGATTAGCGGGCAGATCCCACCTGAGCTATCCAGATTACCGAATCTTGTTCACTT CCTTCTTGATAATAACAATTTATCAGGGTCTCTTCCAGCAAACTTCTCCGAACTGCCAAATTTACTTATACT TCAACTTGATAACAATAACTTTGATGGGACTTCAATTCCAACTTCTTATAGCAAGATGTCTAAGTTGCTGAAGTT GAGCCTTAGGAACTGCAGCTTGCAAGGACCAATTCCTGATTTGAGCCAAATACCAAACCTTTATTATTT AGACCTCAGTTCAAATCAGCTAAGTGGATCCATACCTGCGAATAGGCTCGCTAAGAATATCACGGCTAT CTATTTATCCAACAACAATCTTAGTGGACCAATTCCCGACAACTTTTCAAGTCTTTCTCGTCTTCAGATACT GTCAATTGCGAACAATTCATTGAATGGCTCCATTCCCTCCACCATTTGGCAAAATAAGACTTTGAACTCGACGGAAAGCCTTATAGT GGAATTGCAGAATAATGGTTTTGTGAATATTACAGGCAGCACTGATCTACCTCAGAATGTCTCTGTCTG GCTTCAAGGGAACCCCTTTTGCTCAAACACCAACCTAGCCAACCAAACCCTGTATTGTGGATCTGAAAGTGAGGATCGATATAACGGTCAGGGACCAACAAATGACGCTTTGAACTGTCCAGGATGCCCACCCCCTTATGAACATCCCCCTACATCTCCTCAAAATTGTTCATGTGCTGCCCCTCTGTTTGTTGGATATCGATTGAAAAGTCCTGGATTCTCAGATTTTCGTCCGTACGTAAATATGTTTGAGCAGTACATGACATCTGGTCTTGAGATATTACCTTATCAGCTGTATCTTGATACATTTGCATGGGAAAGTGGACCTCGACTGAGAATGTTCTTGAAGCTCTTTCCAGATGCATTTGATATCAACAATTCATTTACCTTCAATCGGAGGGAGGTTCGGCGAATCATGGACAAATTCACAACATGGAGTATTCCTGATAGTGACCTATTTGGACCTTACGAACTTATGAACTTCACTCTATCGTCCGTTTATATAGATG TGGTTGCCAAATCTCCTGGGTCTACTTTAAGCAAAGGCGCATTGGCTGGCATAATATTGGGGACCATTGCAGGTGCAGTTACATTGTCTGCAATTGTTTCTCTTCTGATACTGAGAAAGCATACCAAGAAGCACCATGCAGTTTCGAAAAGACGTCGTT TGTCTAGGGCCTCAATGAAAATTGATGGTGTGAAAGATTTCACTTATGGAGAAATGGCTCTTGCTACAAACAATTTTAACATCTCGACTCAGGTTGGCCAAGGAGGGTATGGAAAGGTTTATAAAGGCATTCTGGCTGATGGTACAGTTGTGGCTATAAAACGTGCACAAGAGGGATCCTTACAAGGTGAAAAGGAGTTCTTAACAGAGATAGAACTGTTGTCAAGGTTACATCATCGAAACCTAGTGTCTTTGATTGGATATTGTGATGAAGAAGGTGAACAG ATGTTGGTTTATGAGTTTATGCCAAATGGTACTCTAAGGGATCAGCTTTCTG CCAAGTCTAAAGAACCTATGAGTTTTGATATGAGATTGGGAATTTCCCTGGGATCAGCTAAGGGCATCCTCTACTTACATACAGAAGCTAATCCTCCGATATTTCATCGAGATATCAAGGCTAGCAACATATTATTGGACTCTAACTATACGGCAAAAGTTGCTGATTTTGGACTTTCACGACTTGCCCCAGTTCCTATTGAAGGGGTTGTGCCTGCTCATGTGTCAACTGTTGTGAAGGGGACTCCT GGTTACCTAGATCCGGAATACTTCTTAACTCATCAATTGACCGACAAAAGTGATGTTTATAGTCTTGGTGTTGTATTTCTAGAACTCCTCACTGGGATGCAACCAATCTCACATGGCAAAAACATTGTTAGAGAG GTTAATGTTGCGCATCAATCTGGTATGATCTTTGGGATTATTGATGGGCGAATGGGTTCTTATCCTTCTGACTGTGTGGTGAAATTCTTGAGTTTGGCCCTCAAGTGTTGCCAAGATGAGACAGATGCACGGCCTTCAATGGCGGAGGTGGTCCGAGAACTTGAAAATATATGGGTTATGATGCCCGATTCTGACATCAGAAAGGCAGATCCCATGGTCGCCGATGTTGTAAAGGATATGACTCCGCCATCATCATCCTCCAATGTGAAGAATCCTTTTGTGTCGATGGATTTATCAGGCAGCAACCTTGATAGTGGAGTCGTCCCAACCATCACGCCTAGATAG